GTTCGATCTGGCTTGCCTGATGGGAGTATTCCCTGGCGTAATTCCGGAAATTCTTGTCCCACGCCGCGCGTGCCGCCGCGCCGCGCTGGCCGATGCCGCTATGGAAGCGTTCGCGCACGCCGTCCGGCACGTAGAAGTCCTTGTCCTGCGGAAAGCCGAGAAAGGCCTTGGTCTTTTTGATTTCTTCCGCACCAAGCGGATCGCTGTGGATTTTCGAGGTGCCCTGCAAGTCCGGCGCGCCGTAGCCGATCACGCTGTTGACGATGATGAGGGTGGGGCGGCCCTTGGTCTCGCGGAATTCCTCCAGCGCGGCGCGGATGCGCTCGCAGTCGTTGGCGTCCGTGACATGGGTGACGTGCCAGCCATAGCCGCGAAACCGCTCCGCGACGTTTTCATCGAACGCGAGTTCGGTGTGGCCTTCGATGGTGACGGTGTTGCTGTCGTAGATCCAGCACAGATTATCCAATCCAAGGTGCCCCGCGAGAGAAGCGGCCTCCGAGGCGACACCTTCCATCAGGTCGCCGTCGCTACAGATGGTATAGACGTTGAAATCGAAAACCGTGTGCCCCGGTTTGTTGTAGTGCGCGCCCAGCCAGCGCGAGGCGATGGCCATGCCGACGCTGTTGCCGCAGCCCTGACCGAGCGGCCCAGTGGTGGTCTCGACGCCGGTGGTGTGGCTGTATTCCGGATGGCCCGGCGTCACGCTGTCGATCTGGCGGAAATGCTCGATGTCGTCGAGCGTCACCGCTTCCGCGCTCGTGACCTTGCCGTCCTTTACCCGCCTGATGCCGGACAGATGGATCAGCGAGTACAGCAGCATCGAGGCATGGCCGCACGACAGCACGAAGCGGTCGCGGTTCGGCCACAGCGGATCGGCGGGATCGTAGCGCAACACCTCCTGCCACAGCGTGTAGGCAACGGCCGCCAGCCCCATCGGCGCGCCGGCATGGCCCGAATTGGCTTTCTGCACGGCGTCGATGGTGAGAGTGCGGATGGTGTTGATACAGAGCTGATCGATGCCGGTTTGATGGGCGGTATCACCCGGTGTCGAGCGCGGAGCATCCATTGGAATTTTCCCGGCGGCTGAAAGTTAAATCCTGCGCCCCGTGCCCCGGTGGCAAAGCTATAATGCTAATAAAACGGACGTAAGACGGGATGGTTCCCCTTTCGGGCGGTATCGCGCCGTCGTGAAGATGCGCCTATGATGAGGCAATGGAGGCGCGCATGAGAGTGGCGATAGGTGTGGTGATCGGGTTGGCGATCGGCTATCTCGCGATGTATTATTTCAAAAGCGGACATTTGCCGTTCTGATCGTCTGATGACGGACGGCAGCGCATGAGCGCATGGCAGGCATGCCTGCGGCGACAATTAAAGGATGATGATGAGCAATGAATTGCCCGACCGTCTTTCGGTCGATCCCAACAGCCCGTTCTACGACGAGAAGGTTTTGTCGCGCGATATCGGCATCCGCTTCAAGGGCGTCGAGAAAACCAATGTCGAGGAATATTGCGTCAGCGAGGGCTGGGTGCGGATGAGCGTCGGCTCGGCGAAGGATCGCCACGGCAATCCGATCACCATGAAATTTTCCGGCACTGTCGAGCCGTATTTCAAGAGCTGATTATTGTCCGACGAGCTTCGGCAGGTCGGACAATGCGCGGATGCGGTGATCCGGCAGGAATCCAAGTTCGTCCATCTGCGTTCGCACGGCCTTGAACATGGTGACGGGAGCTACCGGCGCGCCGGGCTTGATCTCGGCGGCCATCGCCTGCGGCGTGACGCGTTCGATCCATGCGACGTTGAGGCCGAAGGATTTCGCGCCCGCCACGTCGAACGGATTTGACGAGACGAACATCACCTCGGCCGGTTTCACGCCGAGTTTTTTCT
The nucleotide sequence above comes from [Pseudomonas] carboxydohydrogena. Encoded proteins:
- the tkt gene encoding transketolase, which produces MDAPRSTPGDTAHQTGIDQLCINTIRTLTIDAVQKANSGHAGAPMGLAAVAYTLWQEVLRYDPADPLWPNRDRFVLSCGHASMLLYSLIHLSGIRRVKDGKVTSAEAVTLDDIEHFRQIDSVTPGHPEYSHTTGVETTTGPLGQGCGNSVGMAIASRWLGAHYNKPGHTVFDFNVYTICSDGDLMEGVASEAASLAGHLGLDNLCWIYDSNTVTIEGHTELAFDENVAERFRGYGWHVTHVTDANDCERIRAALEEFRETKGRPTLIIVNSVIGYGAPDLQGTSKIHSDPLGAEEIKKTKAFLGFPQDKDFYVPDGVRERFHSGIGQRGAAARAAWDKNFRNYAREYSHQASQIERGLKHELPENWASTLPVFKPDTKSIATREASGKVLNAIAEELPWVLGGAADLAPSTKTKLTSEGMTALEKATPGGRNMHFGIREHGMGAIVNGMGLCHLRAFGATFLIFSDYMRPPIRLAALMRLPVFHVFTHDSIGVGEDGPTHQPVEQLASLRAIPGLVTLRPADANEVREAYKVIFSLKDEPAALILSRQALPIFDRGKYAPASGLARGAYIMADGDGEPQVILIGTGSEVQLCVAAFEELKSRGIRARVVSMPSWDLFEKQDKTYRDTVLPPHITARVAVEQGSTIGWDRYAGPSGAIIGMHTFGASAPLKDLLKKFGFTPDKVVEAALRQIEQNKAS
- a CDS encoding DUF3297 family protein produces the protein MSNELPDRLSVDPNSPFYDEKVLSRDIGIRFKGVEKTNVEEYCVSEGWVRMSVGSAKDRHGNPITMKFSGTVEPYFKS